The following proteins are encoded in a genomic region of Pyrus communis chromosome 11, drPyrComm1.1, whole genome shotgun sequence:
- the LOC137707745 gene encoding phytoene synthase 2, chloroplastic-like — translation MSGLLLWVVSPKENASSLLGLLPRICTPRRSKLCSKLGFSSGVLAYSGAVANPARSSEEKVYEVVLKQAALMREPNTVKKKSLDLDERITEGLNNWDLLNKAYDRCGEVCAEYAKTFYLGTLLMTPERRRAVWAIYVWCRRTDELVDGPNASYITPKALDRWEKRLTDLFEGRPYDMYDAALSDTVAKYPVDIQPFKDMVEGMRLDLRKSRYQNFDELYLYCYYVAGTVGLMSVPVMGISPEAKASTECVYNAALALGIANQLTNILRDVGEDARRGRVYLPQDELAQAGLSDDDIFRGKVTDKWQSFMKGQIKRARMFFDEAEKGVSELNSASRWPVWASLLLYRQILDAIEANGYDNFTKRAYVGKAKKLASLPVAYGRAILGPSKLTKQLVPR, via the exons ATGTCAGGTCTTCTTCTCTGGGTGGTGAGTCCCAAAGAGAATGCCAGCTCTCTGCTGGGTCTGTTGCCGAGAATTTGCACCCCAAGGAGGTCTAAATTGTGCTCAAAGCTGGGTTTTTCAAGTGGGGTTTTGGCCTACTCGGGTGCGGTTGCAAATCCAGCCAGATCTTCAGAGGAGAAGGTGTATGAAGTGGTGCTGAAGCAGGCTGCTCTAATGAGAGAACCGAACACGGTAAAAAAGAAATCTTTGGATTTGGATGAACGGATTACTGAAGGTTTGAACAACTGGGATTTACTGAATAAGGCGTATGACCGGTGTGGTGAGGTCTGTGCGGAATATGCCAAGACTTTTTACCTAG GGACATTGCTCATGACACCGGAGCGGCGACGAGCTGTTTGGGCAATCTATG TGTGGTGCAGAAGGACAGATGAGCTAGTGGATGGACCTAATGCTTCATACATTACACCCAAAGCTCTTGACAGATGGGAGAAAAGACTGACAGATCTCTTCGAAGGCCGGCCTTACGATATGTATGATGCTGCTCTATCTGATACAGTCGCCAAGTACCCTGTTGACATTCAG CCCTTCAAAGACATGGTAGAAGGAATGAGATTAGACTTGAGAAAATCAAGATACCAGAACTTTGATGAACTTTACCTTTACTGCTACTATGTTGCTGGAACTGTTGGATTGATGAGTGTTCCGGTAATGGGGATATCCCCGGAAGCAAAGGCCTCAACAGAGTGCGTTTACAATGCTGCATTGGCCCTTGGAATTGCTAATCAGCTCACTAACATTCTCAGAGATGTTGGAGAAGA TGCTAGGAGAGGAAGAGTATATCTCCCACAAGATGAGCTTGCCCAAGCCGGCCTATCAGACGATGACATCTTTCGTGGGAAGGTGACTGACAAGTGGCAAAGTTTCATGAAGGGGCAAATAAAGAGAGCTAGGATGTTCTTTGATGAGGCTGAGAAGGGTGTCTCAGAGCTCAACTCAGCTAGTAGATGGCCAGTATGGGCATCTTTGTTGCTGTACAGGCAGATTCTAGATGCAATTGAAGCAAATGGTTATGACAATTTCACAAAAAGGGCATATGTGGGAAAAGCAAAGAAGTTAGCATCATTGCCTGTGGCCTATGGAAGGGCCATTTTAGGACCCTCTAAATTAACTAAGCAGTTGGTGCCTAGATGA